The nucleotide sequence CGTTGGCGGGGGGTTAGTGTGGGGACGGGGAGGGCAACCCCCGTCCCCAGCGTGAGTTACAAACACGCACGAGCGGAATTGGCGTCCAGGTCGTGCGTGCCGCGCGGGAGCCGGGCCACGCGAGTGGCTCTGGTTCCACCTCCTTCCGACGGTGGTGAGCTGGCTGACGGCGGAGTCCGGGCTGGCCCGCCCTCAGCCCTCTGGCTGAGCGGTCGGCGGCTACGTAACATTGCCGTAGCTCGCCCAACGGGGTGCGTCCGTTCCGGCGAACCGGATCGTCGCAGCTCCCCGAGGTGGTGCGATCCAAGCTACTTACATCATCGTCAATGGAAGCGCTCCCATCGACGTTGGTTGGACTGTATCCCGCGTCACGGGTTTGTGAAAGACCCAAAATATGATCGAAACATCGGGCCAACGTCGCCGAAACCCCGTCGTGCTGCCCTCGATCCACTTAATCCGCAGGTCAGCGGGTCTCTCTGACCGTCGGTAGTGGAGGCTCGCTGGCGTCCACTTGCTGCGGGAGCGCTCCCATGCAACACTGTCGAACTATCGCGGTCGGGAGCCACAAGCTGACGCGATCACGGGCCGCCAGGGCATCCGAGTTCTCGGTACGGCGCCCCGAACACAGCTCCGGAGCCGCCACGTCCGGCGTCTCCTCCGGCGTCCGCCGACCCCGGTCCGGGACGGGTTGACCCCACCACCATCTCGGCGCCTACCCACCAACGCGCATCTCCGCAGCACGCGCAGGAGGCGCCCTGGCCGCGGCAGTACCGCGGCCCGGTCCGCGAGGAGAAGTCACGACATGAAGTTGAGGTTAGGAAGACGCCGACTGGCGATGGCCGCCGCCGGCATACTGGTGGTCGGAGGTGTGGCCGTCGTCCCCGGCACCGCCTACGCGGCACCCGGCTGCGACGTCACCTACACCGCCAACAGCTGGGGCTCCGGGTTCAGCGCCTCGATCACCATCCGCAACGTCGGCGACCCGTTGACCAGCTGGAGCCTCGGGTTCACCTTCCCGGGCAACCAGCGGGTCACCCAGGGCTGGTCGGCGAACTGGACCCAGTCCGGCGCCAACGTGACCGCGACGAACGCGGCCTGGAACGGAAATCTGGCCACCGGCGCCTCCACCAGCATCGGGTTCAACGGCTCCTACTCAGGGACCAACGCCAACCCGACCGCGTTCACCATCAACGGCAACCGCTGCAACGGCGAGCAGAACACCGCGCCGACGGTCGACATCACCAGCCCGGCCAACGGCGCCACCTTCACCGCGCCGGCCAACGTCACCGTCGCGGCCACCGCGAGCGACGCCGAGGGACCGGTCGAGCGGGTCGAGTTCTACCGCAACGGCATGCTGGTCGGCACCGACACCAGCGCGCCGTACAGCTACACCAACAGCGCGCTGCCGGCCGGGTCGTACACCGCCCAGGCCCGGGCGTACGACAGCGCCGGACTGAGCGGTGTGGACGAGGTCGCCTTCACCGTCGGCGGCACGACCCAGCCGAGCATGGTCGTACCGGCGACGCTCTCCCTCTCCGAGGGTGGCAGCTCGCCGCTGAACGTCAAGCTCAGCGCCGCGCCGACCAGCAACGTCACCGTCAGCCTGGCCAAGACCGGCGACGCCGACGTGACGCTCGGCGCCAGCACGGCGACGATCACCCCGCAGAACTGGAACACCGGCGTCAACGTCGCGGTCAACGCGGCGCAGGACTCCGACGACGTCAACGACACGGCGACCATCACCGCCAGCGCCAGCGGGCGTACCCCCGGCACCACCCAGGTGACCGTGACCGACGACGAGGGCGGCGGACCGTCCGGCGAGTACGGCGAGGAGTTCCTGGAGCTCTACAACAAGATCAAGGCGCCCGGGAACGGCTACTTCAGCCCCGAGGGCGTGCCGTACCACTCCGTCGAGACGCTGCTGGTCGAGGCCCCGGACCACGGTCACGAGACCACCTCCGAGGCGTTCAGCTACTGGCTCTTCCTGGAGGCCATGTACGGCCGCACCACCGGTGAGTGGGGACCGTTCAACAACGCCTGGCAGATCATGGACCGGTACATCATCCCGTCCGAGACCCAGTCGAACTACAACGCCAGCGACCCGGCGGACTACGCCCCCGAGGCCGTCCGGCCGGACCTCTACCCGCAGCAGGGCGGCAAGCTCGACTCCAGCGTGAAGGTCGGTTCGGACCCGCTGGCCGCGGAGCTCCAGTCCACCTACAACAGCGGCCGGATGTACGGCATGCACTGGCTGCTCGACGTGGACAACGTCTACGGCTTCGGCAAGTGCGGCGACGGCACCACCAAGCCGGCGTACATCAACACCTACCAGCGCGGCCCGCAGGAGTCGGTCTTCGAGACCGTTCCGCACCCCTCCTGCGAGACGTTCAAGCACGGTGGCCCGAACGGCTACCTGCCGATCTTCATCGGTGACCCGTCCTACGCCCAGCAGTGGCGCTACACCAACGCTCCCGACGCCGACGCCCGGGCCGTGCAGGCCGCCTACTGGGCGCTGAAGTGGGCCAAGGAGCAGGGCGCGGAGGGCCAGATCTCGGCCACCATCGCCAACGCCGCCAAGATGGGCGACTACCTGCGCTACGCGATGTACGACAAGTACTTCAAGCAGCCCGGGTGTGCCTCGCCGTCCTGCGCGGCCGGCACCGGCAAGAACAGCTCCGCGTACCTGCTCTCCTGGTACTACTCGTGGGGCGGTTCGCAGGGCGGCAGCAGCAGCTGGGCGTGGCGGATCGGTTCCAGCCACAACCACGGCGGCTACCAGAACCCGTTCGCCGCGTACGTCCTCTCCACCGTGCCGGAGCTGACCCCGAGGTCACCGACCGCGAAGACCGACTGGGCCACCAGCCTCACCCGGCAGATCGACTTCTACACCTGGCTCCAGTCCGCCGACGGTGGCATCGCCGGTGGCGCGACCAACAGCTGGAACGGCGACTACAGCGCCCGTCCGTCCGGCGTGCCGACCTTCTACGGCATGACCTACGACGCCAAGCCGGTCTACCACGACCCGCCGTCGAACCAGTGGTTCGGCTTCCAGGCGTGGAGCATGGAGCGGGTGGCGGAGTACTACCACGAGAGTGGTGACGCCCGGGCCAAGGCGCTGCTCGACAAGTGGGTCAACTGGGCCATCGCCAACACCACGGTGAACGGCTCGGACTACCAGATCCCGTCGACGCTGAGCTGGAGCGGCCAGCCGGGTGGCAACTGGACCTCCGGTACCACCTCGGTGAACAACAGCAACCTGCGGGTGTCGGTGCTCGACCACACCCAGGACGTCGGCGTCGCCGGTGCCTACGCCCGTACCCTGATCTACTACGGCGCGAAGGCGAACCACACGGCGGCCAAGACGACGGCCAAGGCCCTGCTCGACGCCGTCCTGCAGAACAAGGACGACAAGGGTGTGTCGGTGCCGGAGACCAAGGCGGACTACAACCGCTTCGACGACACCTACAACTCCAGCACCGGCCAGGGTCTCTACGTGCCGTCCGGCTTCACCGGCACCATGCCGAACGGCGACCCGATCAACTCCAACTCCACGTTCCTGAGCATCCGCTCCTTCCTCGAGGAGGACCCGGACTGGCCCAAGGTGGAGTCGTACCTGAACGGCGGTGCGGTGCCGACGTTCAACTACCACCGTTTCTGGGCGCAGATCGACGTGGCGATGGCGCTGCACGACTACGACCGGCTGATCGGCTGATCCCGGTCACCAGACGGGCCTGATTCCCACGGTCAGGCCAACCGTGGCGGGCCGGCCGGATTGGCCAACGCAGCGATCCGGCCGGCCCGCCACTCCCGTTCCGCCACGGACAACACGCGGGGCGTCCACCACCGCCCTGCGGGCGGGCGGCACCATCCGGTGCCGCCCGCCCGTTCTGCCGTCCGGGCCTCCGACCGGCCTCCGCGCCTCCGCGCGCCACGGCGGAGAGTCTCGGGGTACGACCCACCAAAGGCGCTGAGTTTCCAGTCAGTCCGGGGTGCCCCGCGCGGCTCAGGGGGAGTATCCTGGCCTCAGTGGGAGGGGCCGCTTCCCCCGTGGCGGCCCCTCCCGCTTCTTCGTTTCTCCGCCGCATTCCGCTTCTCGACCGGTGCGGTGTCGGCTATGCCGGGAGCGTCCGATACGGTGTCCCGCGTGCGTGGCCGAAGCGGCATTCTGACAGCGTCCTGGCTCGTCCTGCTGACCGTCGTGCAGGTGGTCGCGTTCTTCGTGGTCTGGCGGTTCGCCGTCGGCACCGAGCACGGCCAGCTGCTCGACACCATCGCGTTGACCGGCAACTCGATCGGGCAGGACCGGATCGAGGGCATCGTCGGCGGGGTGCTGAACGCGGTCTCCCTGCTCTCCCTGCTCGCCGCCACCGCGGTGATCGGCTTCATCGCCCTGATCCGGACCCGGATCACCCTGGCGCTGGTGACCGTGCTGCTGATCGTCGGCGCCAACCTCAGCACCCAGGCGTTGAAGTACTTCATCGAGCGGCCCGACTTCGACGTCGACGAGGCCCGGGAGGCGGCCGGCAACAGCCTGCCCAGCGGACACACCACCGTCGCCGCCTCGGTGGCGATCGCGCTGGTCATGGTGCTGCCGCCCCGGGTACGCGGCTGGGGGGCGCTGATCGGCGCCGGTTACGCCGCCGCCGCCGGGGTCGCCACCCTGTCGGCCGGCTGGCACCGGCCGAGCGACGCGGTGGCGGCGCTGCTGGTGGTCGGCGCCTGGGCGTCGGCGGCCAGCCTGGTGCTGCTGCTGACCCAGCGCGAGACCGCACAGGTCGCCTCCGCCGACGGTAACCGGCGATCCGCCGCGACACTCGCCATCGTCGGCCTGGCCCTGCTGGTGGCCGCCGCGATCGCCATCGGCTGGACCGACGGCCTGCGGTCGACGCCGATCTCGGAGTTCGGCCGCCGCCAGCTCCTGATCGCGTACGCCGGGAGCGCGGCCGGGATCGCCGGCACCGCCGCCCTGACGACGGCCCTGGTGCTCGTCGCCCTGCACCGGGTGGTGCCCCGGCACACCGGGCGGGGCGGCGCCGAGCCGGCCGGGCGAGGTAGCGCCGAGCCGGCCGGGCGGGGCGGCACCGGGCCGGCCGACTAGCCTGACGGAAGTGCGGGTCGTCGAGGTGTTCCGGGGCGAGGCGGTCCGACTCGCCGAGGTGCTGGCCGGGCTGACCGAGTCGGACTTCGCCCGGCCGACCCGCTGTGCACCGTGGACCGTCCTGGAGCTGGCCGCGCACGTGCGCACCGGCGCCGGCCGGGTGGTCGGGATGCTGGCCGAGCCGGCGCCGCCGCACGCCGAGGTGGACGCGGCGGCGTACTTCGGGCCGGCGAAGTTCACCGCCGGGACGGACGCGGACCGAATCGACACGGCGCGCGAGGAAGGCGCCGGATTCGGCAGCGGGCGGGAACTCGCCGAGGACTTCGCGCACACCTGGCGGGCCGGATACGACGCCAGCCTGGCCGCACCGCCCGGCCGGGTGGTCCGGACCAGGCACGGCGACCCGATGACCCTGGACGAGTTCCTGGTGACCCGGGTGGTGGAGTTGGGGGTGCACGGCCTGGACCTGGCCGACGCCCTGGACCGGGAGCCGTGGCTGACCGGGCCGGCCGCCGAGCTGATCGCCGGGCTGCTGACCATGGCGGCCGGACCGGCCGCCGTCGGGCTCGCCGAGGAGCTTCGCTGGGACCGGTCGACCCTGATCGCCAAGGCCACCGGCCGGCGGCCGTTGACCGGTCCGGAGCAGACCGAAATCGACCGGCGCGGCGTCCGCTGGCTCACCTTCGGCGGCTGACGGCCGACCACGGCCGGGCGCTTCCCCGTGCGCGGGCGCGTTCGACGGCGCGCTAGGTGCGGGCGTGTTCGACGGCGCGCTGTGCGTGGGCGCGCAGGTGGGCGAGGACCACCGGGTCGATCCGGGCCGGCACCAGCCGCTCCTCCAGGTTCTCCACGCCGGCCCAGGCGGCGAGCCGGGCCTCCAGCGCCGAGCCGTCGCCGGGATAGCCCAGCCCGGTGAGCAGCCGGGACACCTCGTCGGCGAGGTCACCGCTCAGGTCCAGCAGCGTCGCGGGATCGGGCCGCTCGAAGAGCATCCGGTGCAGGTCCAGCAGCCGGGCCAGCTCGGTCACCGGATCGGGGTGGTCGTCGACCCGCAGGTCCAGCACGACGTCGCTGCCGCTGCCGTACCCGCCGTCCCGCCCGACGACCAGCAGCGCGGCGCTCTGCCGGCCGCGCCGGTCACCACCGGCCAGGTCACCGGCCCGGAGCGCACCGAGCAGCCGGTCCGGGAAGCGCCGGTCGGTGCCGTCCAGCCAGGCGTCCCGCATCTCGTCGACCACCTCCGGCCCGACCAGGATGTTGCCCTGCACCGCCCAGCCGGTGCCGGCCTGCCCGCCGGCCCAGTCGTGGCAGTCGGTGCCGGTGTAGGTCGCGGCCCCACCCTCGGCGTCGACGATCCCGAGCTGCCGCTGGGTACGGCTCGCGTCGGCGGCGACCAGTCCGGCCAGTACGTCGGCGGCGGCCAGCCCGGTGCGCAGGAAGGTCAGCCCCTGCGGCCGGTAGCCGAGATTCGCCCGAGCCTGGGTGGCCAGCGCACCCACCTCGGCCTCGGCGGCCGGCACCAGGGCACCGACACCGAGGAACTTGCTCGCGACCGCGACCCCGTGCAGGCGGCCGTCGTCGGATCGCGCCACGATCGAGAAGGTCACCCGGCAGAGGCTACAAGACGGCCGGTCGGGTTGCCCCGGCCCCGACCAGCCGGCACCATCGACCGGTGACCACACGCTGGGGGATGACGGTGCCGCTCGGCGGCGTACCGCTCGACGGGCACGACGCGGTCTACGCCGCACTGGCCGAGGCGGGGTTCACGGACCTGTGGTCCGCCGAGGTGGCCGGCAGCGACGCGTTCACCCCGCTGGCGCTCGCCGCCGCCTGGCAACCGTCGCTGCGGCTGGGCACCGCCATCGCGCCGGTCTTCACCAGGGGCCCCGGACTGCTGGCGATGAGCGCGTCGGCACTTGCCGAGGCCGCCCCCGGCAGGTTCTCGCTCGGCATCGGCGCCTCGTCGCCGGTACTCGTGCAGGACTGGAACGCGACGCGGTTCGCCGAGCCGTTCCGGCGTACCCGGGACGTGCTGCGGTTCCTGCGGGCGGCCCTGCGCGGCGAGCCGGTCGACGAGGTCTACGACACGTTCACCGTACGGCGGTTCCGGTTGGAGCGTCCGCCGACCGTACCGCCGCCGATCCTGCTGGCCGCGCTGCGTCCCGGCATGCTGCGGTTGGCCGGTGCGGAGGCGGACGGGACGATCCTGAACTGGCTGGCCGACGACGACGTGCCGAAGGTGCTCGGTGCACTGGGGGAGCGCCGTCCCGGTTTCGAGGTGGTCGCCCGGATCTTCGTCTGCCCGACCGAGGACGCCGGGTACGCCCGCACCGCCGCCCGCCGGCTGATCGCCACCTACCTGAGCGTGCCGGCGTACGCGGAGTTCCACCGCTGGCTGGGCCGGGAGTCGGTGCTCGGGCCGATGTGGCGGGCCTGGGCGGCCGGTGACCGTCGCGGTGCCGCGGAGTTGGTCCCGGACGAGTTGGTCGACGCGCTGATCGTGCACGGCAGCCCGGAGAACTGCCGGGCCCGGGTGCGGCGGTACGTGGCGTCCGGAGTGGACGTACCCGTGCTGGCCCTGCTGCCCACCCCGGAGCTGGCGGCCGGCGGCGCGGCGGCACTGACCACCCTGATCGCGCAGCTGGGCCCGGCCACCTCACCGCAGGACTGACCCAATCCGCGCTGCCCGGTCTGGCGCTGCCCGGTCTGGCGCTGCCCGGTCCGGCAACGTCGGTCGGGCGGTCGGGTGGCGCCGGTCAGCGACGCCAGCGGAGCGGGCCGGGATGCAGCGACCAGAGCACCCGACGCCACCACGGCCGGTCGGCGCGGAGGCCGGCCGAGTATGCCACGGCCAGCTCGCCGGCCCGCCGGGCCTGCTCGTCGGTGGCGCTGCCGGGTGCGAAGGCGGCGAGGTTGACCAGCGCGGCCAGGTCGTCCACCGGAGGTGCCGCCGGCCGTAGCCCGCCCGCGCGGTCCGGCGTCGTTCCGGCGTCCGGCCCGGGTCCCGCCGCACCGGGCAGGCTGGCCCGGGCATGCTCGGCGACCTCGGTGGCGGCCAGATGGTCCGGCACCGGCCGCCCGGCCAGCCGCAACGCGTCGGTCACCTCCCGCCAGGCTCCGGCGATCCGCTGTGCCGGCGCCCCCTCGGCGAGCCGGCGGCGGCGCTGCGCCCGGCGCAGGCCGACGACCAGGGTGGCCAGCCCGGCGAGCAGGAGCAGCAGCCCGCCGCTGCCGCCGCCGACCAGCACCGGGGTGCCGAGGCCGCCATCGCGGTCGGAAGCCGCCGCCGGATCCGGGGTGCCGCTCGGTGTCGCCTCCGGACTCGCGGTCGCCTCTTCCGGCGGCGGGGTGGGGTCCTCCGGTGGCGGCTTGAAGTCCTGCTCGACCGGCTTGGGGCGGGTGTTCGGCTTCGGCAGCGGGTCGAAGGCCACCCAGCCGAGATCGTCGAAGAGCACCTCCGGCCAGGCGAGCGCGTCCGCGCCCCGGACCGGTCCACCGCCGGCCGGTGGCTGGAAGCCGACCACCACCCGGGTGGGCAGTCCGGTCATCCGGCCGAGTACGGCGAACGCGGCAGCGAACTGTTCCGAGGTGCCCCGCTGCCCGCCACCGTTGCTGGGGCCGAAGAGGAAGAAGTTGAGGTTCGGATAGGCGTGCCCGCTCGGCGCGTCGGCGACCAGCCGGTAGTGCTCGGCGATGAAGGTCTCGATCGCGTCGGCGCGGGCGTGCGGGGACCCGTTCTCCTCGGCGAGCTGTGCCGCGAGCTGCTGCATCTGCTCCGGTGCTCCCGGCTCCACCCGGAGGAATCTGGCCACCGCGTCGCCGGACGGCACGCTCGCCGAGGGCAGCAGGCCGTAGTCGGGCCGCTCCACCCGCGAGGCGACCGAATAGCTCAGCCCCGTGGTCAGCCCTTCCGGCTGGATCAGCGTCCCGCTCTCCTGGTCGTACGCGACCCGGGCGCCGG is from Micromonospora sp. WMMD1102 and encodes:
- a CDS encoding maleylpyruvate isomerase N-terminal domain-containing protein; the protein is MRVVEVFRGEAVRLAEVLAGLTESDFARPTRCAPWTVLELAAHVRTGAGRVVGMLAEPAPPHAEVDAAAYFGPAKFTAGTDADRIDTAREEGAGFGSGRELAEDFAHTWRAGYDASLAAPPGRVVRTRHGDPMTLDEFLVTRVVELGVHGLDLADALDREPWLTGPAAELIAGLLTMAAGPAAVGLAEELRWDRSTLIAKATGRRPLTGPEQTEIDRRGVRWLTFGG
- a CDS encoding glycoside hydrolase family 48 protein, giving the protein MKLRLGRRRLAMAAAGILVVGGVAVVPGTAYAAPGCDVTYTANSWGSGFSASITIRNVGDPLTSWSLGFTFPGNQRVTQGWSANWTQSGANVTATNAAWNGNLATGASTSIGFNGSYSGTNANPTAFTINGNRCNGEQNTAPTVDITSPANGATFTAPANVTVAATASDAEGPVERVEFYRNGMLVGTDTSAPYSYTNSALPAGSYTAQARAYDSAGLSGVDEVAFTVGGTTQPSMVVPATLSLSEGGSSPLNVKLSAAPTSNVTVSLAKTGDADVTLGASTATITPQNWNTGVNVAVNAAQDSDDVNDTATITASASGRTPGTTQVTVTDDEGGGPSGEYGEEFLELYNKIKAPGNGYFSPEGVPYHSVETLLVEAPDHGHETTSEAFSYWLFLEAMYGRTTGEWGPFNNAWQIMDRYIIPSETQSNYNASDPADYAPEAVRPDLYPQQGGKLDSSVKVGSDPLAAELQSTYNSGRMYGMHWLLDVDNVYGFGKCGDGTTKPAYINTYQRGPQESVFETVPHPSCETFKHGGPNGYLPIFIGDPSYAQQWRYTNAPDADARAVQAAYWALKWAKEQGAEGQISATIANAAKMGDYLRYAMYDKYFKQPGCASPSCAAGTGKNSSAYLLSWYYSWGGSQGGSSSWAWRIGSSHNHGGYQNPFAAYVLSTVPELTPRSPTAKTDWATSLTRQIDFYTWLQSADGGIAGGATNSWNGDYSARPSGVPTFYGMTYDAKPVYHDPPSNQWFGFQAWSMERVAEYYHESGDARAKALLDKWVNWAIANTTVNGSDYQIPSTLSWSGQPGGNWTSGTTSVNNSNLRVSVLDHTQDVGVAGAYARTLIYYGAKANHTAAKTTAKALLDAVLQNKDDKGVSVPETKADYNRFDDTYNSSTGQGLYVPSGFTGTMPNGDPINSNSTFLSIRSFLEEDPDWPKVESYLNGGAVPTFNYHRFWAQIDVAMALHDYDRLIG
- a CDS encoding LLM class F420-dependent oxidoreductase, yielding MTVPLGGVPLDGHDAVYAALAEAGFTDLWSAEVAGSDAFTPLALAAAWQPSLRLGTAIAPVFTRGPGLLAMSASALAEAAPGRFSLGIGASSPVLVQDWNATRFAEPFRRTRDVLRFLRAALRGEPVDEVYDTFTVRRFRLERPPTVPPPILLAALRPGMLRLAGAEADGTILNWLADDDVPKVLGALGERRPGFEVVARIFVCPTEDAGYARTAARRLIATYLSVPAYAEFHRWLGRESVLGPMWRAWAAGDRRGAAELVPDELVDALIVHGSPENCRARVRRYVASGVDVPVLALLPTPELAAGGAAALTTLIAQLGPATSPQD
- a CDS encoding DUF1028 domain-containing protein, whose amino-acid sequence is MTFSIVARSDDGRLHGVAVASKFLGVGALVPAAEAEVGALATQARANLGYRPQGLTFLRTGLAAADVLAGLVAADASRTQRQLGIVDAEGGAATYTGTDCHDWAGGQAGTGWAVQGNILVGPEVVDEMRDAWLDGTDRRFPDRLLGALRAGDLAGGDRRGRQSAALLVVGRDGGYGSGSDVVLDLRVDDHPDPVTELARLLDLHRMLFERPDPATLLDLSGDLADEVSRLLTGLGYPGDGSALEARLAAWAGVENLEERLVPARIDPVVLAHLRAHAQRAVEHART
- a CDS encoding transglutaminase domain-containing protein: MVRVLRALPVPLALVAMIGLAGAVLGAVYADPLLTRLVLGAAVGSVGVSLAARRLPSWLVAPLSVLALLGYAAVALWFTAQRADLPGSFGTVAADAARNGIPRLLTALIPVEPLPDTVIVPLVAAWLAGLAGAEVGIRSDRVLLGLTAPAGLYAGALYVVGPNADPTPWLTVAFAAAGAMALAAGGRPARLDGGPADPAAELAPGVRAALRARTLAGTALGVVVVLGLAALVAPVVARQVGTTPVDPRRYVQPPQVDSLDENPLIRISGWALNPDQKLLDVATVGSDRPLPAGEPAGTVPPIPAGDDEPEVEEESDVVPPRRIRLAVLGDYDGVTWRVGGTYRNAGRVLPEPESLLGAQAVEQVVQRITIDSLTGRLLPVLPTPREVTGARVAYDQESGTLIQPEGLTTGLSYSVASRVERPDYGLLPSASVPSGDAVARFLRVEPGAPEQMQQLAAQLAEENGSPHARADAIETFIAEHYRLVADAPSGHAYPNLNFFLFGPSNGGGQRGTSEQFAAAFAVLGRMTGLPTRVVVGFQPPAGGGPVRGADALAWPEVLFDDLGWVAFDPLPKPNTRPKPVEQDFKPPPEDPTPPPEEATASPEATPSGTPDPAAASDRDGGLGTPVLVGGGSGGLLLLLAGLATLVVGLRRAQRRRRLAEGAPAQRIAGAWREVTDALRLAGRPVPDHLAATEVAEHARASLPGAAGPGPDAGTTPDRAGGLRPAAPPVDDLAALVNLAAFAPGSATDEQARRAGELAVAYSAGLRADRPWWRRVLWSLHPGPLRWRR